Part of the Aphis gossypii isolate Hap1 unplaced genomic scaffold, ASM2018417v2 Contig00075_ERROPOS54815, whole genome shotgun sequence genome is shown below.
aaatcAACTAAGGTCCTAAGGTACTAAGGTTCTGGTTCcagaaactaaaactaaatcaaccaaaatagttgattataaaatcataattaatgatattcaatttattcagGTCAATAGTAATACTCTCAAAGTTCCAGAAAATTGCAACATAAGCTCAGATTCATTATTAGAAACAATAAGTGATAATGCAACTGTgtcaaaaaatccaaaaacaataaaaatatcaagtattaaGAATAAAGTTGTAATAACATCAAGTAGtacattttgtgattttacTAACACTGATGGTGTATCATGTTATGCTAATTCTGTCATACAGgttctttttaattatcaatctCTTGTAAATGAAATTCGCAATAATCAACTCGGACCAACACTTAAACATAGCCTACATGAATATACAAGTAACAGTGGATCATGTGATACTCGAACAATCAGAGAATATTTGGACAatgagacaatattatatactttgcaACTGcaacaaaattgtatagaatttttagaagCACTTATGGACCGTAGTAGACCTACATTTGAATCTTTATTTGGATTTCAAGAATTGTATACCATTCGTTGCCATACTTGTAAACATACAACAGCCAACAATGCACCTACAAGTTTGATTCTACATTTTGAGATTCCACAGCACAGATCACAAACTttgcaaacattattttcaacaaatcaaaatgtttggaATACATTAGATgactacaaatttaataattgtaataacatcGGAA
Proteins encoded:
- the LOC126553141 gene encoding uncharacterized protein LOC126553141, whose product is MGIDTFKEIEKYSETVDDQIVQEEVKNNFIKPNVPAIDGFPVEKSKKSIKSTKVNSNTLKVPENCNISSDSLLETISDNATVSKNPKTIKISSIKNKVVITSSSTFCDFTNTDGVSCYANSVIQVLFNYQSLVNEIRNNQLGPTLKHSLHEYTSNSGSCDTRTIREYLDNETILYTLQLQQNCIEFLEALMDRSRPTFESLFGFQELYTIRCHTCKHTTANNAPTSLILHFEIPQHRSQTLQTLFSTNQNVWNTLDDYKFNNCNNIGSSEDKNQIIVANEYIVIQLKLFIPTFVNGQFVPNKITDLKLSGVPTSILEIAGAQYKTQAAILHMGENTSSGHYIAYLRQGTSNWVCANDTIVAEKRWPNNSKDVYVIILKRM